The Arthrobacter sp. NicSoilC5 genome has a window encoding:
- a CDS encoding sensor histidine kinase, translated as MQRSAPLQPLRFSTQTLLLQLAVVLLVVLLSTSVHAWLTYDRVGSDAENQALTLARTVASDPEVRADVLAISGQPGTPPAAELLAGPLQASAEAARTRTGALFVVITDETGIRLAHPDPQRLGEKVSTDPSEALSGQEVTTRNTGTLGPSAGAKVPVYAPGTGAVVGEVSVGYSMETVAQSVARDIGPVALTAAGALLAGVLGSFLLRRRLQRLTLGLEPEEISTLVHDQVAVLQGVDDGVIGVSADGRISVFNAAAQRLLGLPDLSGSRWEDAPVPEQLKSLTRPGTGVAGPAVATGGSNQDALELVAGGRVLVVNARKALHRREDLGWVVMLRDRTELQELTRQLDAVGTMSTALRAQRHEFANQLHTLAGFLGIGQHQEARDYLAGLAATGPLKFPVDQAELLQDPYLQAFVGAKGVEADERGVALRIGPETLVRGQVTEAQDVTTVLGNLLDNAVNAAVAGSSTDRWVELEVLDEPGDDGGTLHVVVADSGDGLAEGTDTEAVFAEGFTTASGPVRAGGGQGFGLALARQLARRRGGDVKVLDRGARGGPGAVFMATLPHTTAGSPAAKTTGEAGKETNG; from the coding sequence ATGCAGCGTTCCGCGCCCCTGCAGCCGCTGCGGTTTTCCACCCAGACGCTGTTGCTGCAGCTGGCCGTGGTGCTGCTGGTGGTGCTGCTGAGCACCTCCGTGCACGCGTGGCTGACGTATGACCGGGTGGGCAGCGATGCGGAGAACCAGGCCCTGACGCTGGCCCGGACCGTTGCCTCCGACCCGGAGGTCCGTGCCGATGTGCTGGCCATCAGCGGACAGCCCGGCACTCCCCCGGCAGCAGAGCTCCTGGCCGGGCCACTGCAGGCATCCGCCGAGGCGGCGCGGACCAGGACCGGCGCCTTGTTCGTGGTCATCACGGACGAAACGGGCATCCGGCTGGCCCACCCGGATCCGCAACGGCTCGGTGAGAAGGTCAGCACGGACCCCTCCGAGGCGTTGTCCGGGCAGGAGGTCACCACCCGGAACACCGGAACACTCGGCCCGTCCGCCGGCGCGAAAGTTCCGGTCTACGCACCCGGCACCGGCGCGGTGGTGGGCGAGGTGAGCGTGGGTTACTCCATGGAAACCGTGGCCCAGAGCGTGGCCCGGGACATCGGGCCCGTGGCACTGACCGCCGCGGGCGCCCTCCTGGCCGGCGTCCTGGGCTCCTTCCTGCTGCGCCGGCGCCTGCAGCGCCTCACCCTGGGCCTGGAACCGGAAGAGATCAGCACGCTGGTCCATGACCAGGTGGCGGTACTGCAGGGCGTGGACGACGGCGTCATCGGCGTCAGTGCCGACGGCCGGATCAGCGTCTTCAACGCCGCCGCGCAGCGGCTGCTGGGACTGCCGGACCTGTCGGGATCCCGCTGGGAGGACGCGCCCGTCCCGGAACAGCTGAAGTCCCTCACGCGCCCCGGGACCGGGGTTGCGGGCCCGGCGGTTGCCACCGGCGGATCAAACCAGGATGCTCTCGAGCTGGTGGCCGGCGGCCGGGTGCTGGTGGTGAATGCGCGCAAAGCCCTGCACCGCCGGGAGGACCTGGGCTGGGTGGTCATGCTGCGTGACCGGACGGAACTGCAGGAGCTTACGCGGCAACTTGACGCCGTGGGGACCATGTCCACCGCCCTGCGCGCCCAGCGGCACGAGTTCGCCAACCAGCTGCACACCCTTGCCGGCTTCCTGGGCATCGGGCAGCACCAGGAAGCGCGTGACTACCTGGCCGGGCTCGCCGCCACCGGCCCGCTGAAGTTCCCGGTGGACCAGGCCGAGCTGCTGCAGGACCCGTACCTGCAGGCCTTCGTGGGCGCCAAGGGCGTGGAGGCCGACGAACGGGGCGTCGCACTGCGCATCGGGCCGGAGACCCTGGTCCGCGGGCAGGTGACGGAGGCCCAGGACGTGACCACGGTGCTGGGGAACCTGCTCGACAACGCCGTCAACGCCGCCGTGGCGGGCTCGTCTACGGACCGCTGGGTTGAGCTGGAGGTACTGGATGAGCCGGGCGACGACGGCGGCACGCTGCACGTCGTGGTGGCGGACTCCGGTGACGGGCTGGCAGAAGGCACCGACACGGAGGCCGTGTTTGCCGAAGGTTTCACCACCGCTTCCGGCCCGGTCCGCGCCGGCGGCGGCCAGGGCTTCGGGCTGGCGCTGGCCCGCCAGCTGGCACGGCGCCGGGGCGGCGATGTGAAGGTGCTGGACCGCGGCGCCAGGGGTGGGCCGGGCGCCGTGTTCATGGCCACCCTTCCGCACACGACGGCAGGGAGCCCTGCCGCGAAGACCACGGGGGAAGCCGGAAAGGAAACGAATGGCTGA
- a CDS encoding CitMHS family transporter: MLVILGFAMIAVFMVLIMTKKLTPVLALIIVPTVFGLFAGAGLGIGDMVMDSMKSMTSTAALLMFAIIYFGLMIDVGLFDPLVKFILRKLGNDPAKVVLGTAILAAAVSLDGDGSTTFILTTAAMLPVYLRLKMSPVVLTCVAGLANGTMNILPWGGPTARAATALKIDVNDVFVPMIPSLVAGLVVVFAFSWLLGLQERNRLRATAPEIWGVPDTAEEFDGGTSTGASGTGASRTGAFGSGRRKGGNPGGAAPAGGSVAVLDRTETLVDEHDSAMADTALDPNRSTLRPKLFWFNLALTVAVMVVLVANIIPLPFVFMVGAAIALLVNFPKVKDQGAQLIAHAPSIVAVVSMVMAAAVLTGVLKGTGMVEAMSAWLVQIIPTSMGPFMAVITGVLSIPMTFFMSNDAFYFGVLPVLSETAAHYGVGAADMARASITGQPFHLQSPLVPAILLLVSLAKVDLGDHHKKVLWRTAVISLVMLGVGMLTGAIGIG, encoded by the coding sequence GTGCTGGTAATACTTGGATTCGCCATGATCGCGGTATTCATGGTGCTGATCATGACGAAGAAGTTGACGCCAGTGCTGGCGTTGATCATTGTCCCTACTGTTTTCGGCCTGTTCGCCGGTGCCGGCCTGGGCATCGGCGACATGGTGATGGACTCCATGAAGTCCATGACCTCCACCGCGGCCCTGCTGATGTTCGCCATCATCTACTTCGGCCTGATGATCGACGTCGGGCTCTTTGACCCGCTGGTGAAGTTCATCCTCCGCAAGCTGGGCAACGACCCCGCCAAGGTGGTCCTGGGCACCGCCATCCTGGCCGCCGCCGTGTCCCTGGACGGCGACGGGTCCACCACCTTCATCCTCACCACCGCCGCGATGCTGCCGGTCTACCTGCGCCTCAAGATGAGCCCCGTGGTCCTCACCTGCGTGGCCGGCCTGGCCAACGGCACCATGAACATCCTGCCCTGGGGCGGCCCCACGGCCCGCGCCGCCACCGCCCTGAAGATCGACGTCAACGACGTCTTCGTCCCCATGATCCCGTCCCTCGTGGCCGGCCTGGTGGTCGTCTTCGCCTTCTCCTGGCTGCTCGGCCTGCAGGAACGCAACCGCCTCCGCGCCACGGCCCCCGAGATCTGGGGCGTGCCGGACACTGCGGAAGAGTTCGACGGCGGCACCTCCACAGGTGCCTCAGGCACCGGCGCTTCCCGAACCGGCGCTTTTGGAAGTGGCCGCCGCAAGGGCGGCAACCCCGGCGGAGCAGCCCCCGCCGGTGGTTCGGTGGCGGTCCTGGACCGCACCGAAACCCTGGTGGACGAGCACGACTCCGCCATGGCGGACACCGCGCTCGACCCCAACCGCAGCACCCTGCGCCCCAAGCTGTTCTGGTTCAACCTGGCCCTGACCGTCGCCGTCATGGTGGTGCTCGTCGCCAACATCATCCCGCTGCCGTTCGTGTTCATGGTGGGCGCCGCAATCGCCCTGCTGGTCAACTTCCCCAAGGTCAAGGACCAGGGCGCCCAGCTGATTGCGCACGCACCGTCCATCGTCGCCGTGGTCAGCATGGTCATGGCCGCCGCCGTCCTCACCGGCGTCCTCAAGGGCACCGGCATGGTGGAAGCCATGTCCGCGTGGCTGGTCCAGATCATCCCCACCTCCATGGGCCCGTTCATGGCGGTCATCACCGGTGTGCTCAGCATTCCCATGACGTTCTTCATGAGCAACGACGCATTCTACTTCGGCGTCCTGCCCGTCCTCAGCGAAACCGCTGCCCACTACGGTGTCGGCGCCGCTGACATGGCCCGTGCCTCCATCACCGGCCAGCCGTTCCACCTGCAGAGCCCGCTGGTTCCGGCCATCCTGCTGCTGGTCTCGCTGGCCAAGGTGGACCTGGGCGACCACCACAAAAAGGTCCTGTGGCGCACCGCCGTCATCTCCCTGGTAATGCTCGGAGTCGGCATGCTTACCGGAGCCATTGGAATCGGCTAG
- the gatC gene encoding Asp-tRNA(Asn)/Glu-tRNA(Gln) amidotransferase subunit GatC, whose protein sequence is MAAINRDDVAHLARLAHIEMSAEELDRMAGELAVIVDSVKSVSEAAGDDVPATSHPIPLTNVFRDDVVGHTFTAEQALSGAPDSDDNRFKVPAILDEA, encoded by the coding sequence ATGGCTGCGATCAACCGTGACGACGTCGCGCACCTCGCGCGGCTCGCTCACATCGAGATGAGTGCCGAAGAGCTGGACAGGATGGCCGGCGAACTCGCCGTCATCGTGGATTCGGTCAAGTCCGTCAGCGAGGCCGCAGGGGACGACGTGCCGGCCACCTCGCACCCCATTCCGCTGACCAACGTGTTCCGCGACGACGTCGTAGGCCACACCTTCACGGCGGAACAGGCACTCTCCGGCGCCCCGGACTCCGACGACAACCGTTTCAAGGTTCCGGCCATCCTGGATGAGGCATAG